One genomic window of Elaeis guineensis isolate ETL-2024a chromosome 2, EG11, whole genome shotgun sequence includes the following:
- the LOC105033156 gene encoding ATP synthase subunit gamma, mitochondrial, with product MAMVALRREGRRFLLSPMSPNPATAARSAILSEEFNPSGTRSISTQVVRNRMKSVKNIQKITKAMKMVAASKLRAVQIRTENSRGLWQPFTALLGDVPSVDVKKNVIVTITSDKGLCGGINSTSVKISKSLYKFTSGPEKETKYVILGEKGKVQMVRDSKNSIEMSITELQKNPLNYTQVSVLADDILKNVEYDALRIIFNKFHSVVSFIPTVSTILSPEVVERESESGGKLGNLDSYEIEGGETKAEVLQNLAEFQFSCVLFNAALENACSELGARMSAMDSSSRNAGEMLDRLTLTYNRTRQASITTELIEIISGASALTG from the exons ATGGCGATGGTGGCTCTCAGAAGAGAGGGGAGGCGCTTCCTCCTCTCCCCCATGTCCCCAAATCCCGCTACCGCCGCTCGATCCGCGATCCTTTCGGA AGAGTTCAACCCATCAGGCACTCGATCCATTTCAACTCAAGTAG TCAGAAACAGGATGAAAAGTGTTAAGAATATCCAAAAGATTACAAAGGCAATGAAAATGGTGGCAGCATCAAAGCTACGAGCTGTTCAAATCAGAACTGAGAATTCACGTGGACTGTGGCAACCTTTTACTGCACTTCTTGGGGATGTCCCTA GCGTTGATGTGAAGAAGAATGTTATTGTGACTATCACCTCTGACAAAGGTCTTTGTGGGGGCATCAATTCTACATCGGTCAAAATCAGCAAGTCTCTTTACAAATTTACTTCTG GTcctgaaaaagaaacaaaatatgtTATATTGGGAGAAAAAGGGAAGGTTCAGATGGTGCGTGATTCAAAGAACAGCATTGAGATGTCCATAACTGAGTTGCAGAAGAATCCACTAAATTACACTCAG GTTTCTGTTCTTGCTGATGATATTTTAAAGAATGTCGAGTATGATGCTTTGAGAATCATTTTCAACAAGTTCCATTCTGTCGTCTCTTTTATTCCGACAGTTTCAACCATACTATCTCCTGAG GTTGTAGAGAGAGAGTCAGAATCAGGTGGTAAACTTGGTAATTTGGATTCATATGAAATAGAAGGGGGTGAAACAAAAGCTGAAGTGCTTCAGAATCTGGCAGAGTTCCAGTTCTCTTGT GTTCTGTTCAATGCTGCCCTGGAAAATGCATGCAGTGAATTAGGAGCAAGGATGTCAGCCATGGATAGCTCCAGCAGAAATGCTGGTGAAATGCTTGACCGCCTCACGCTCACTTACAATag GACCCGTCAAGCATCAATTACCACAGAGCTGATCGAGATCATATCAGGAGCATCAGCACTCACTGGCTAG
- the LOC105033176 gene encoding uncharacterized protein — MALPPLPSPPLYSPKEWVCGCRDTGSTGTVVWGWGWRSDAGMMDPTGGEWIRRGGDEFNRGVMNPTQGGIDPTSTANLFSEAVCIGEKIINGDECFILKLEANPATLRARSSATFEIIHHTIWGYFSRRIGLLIHLEDSHLLCVKSGRCGESIFWETGMESVTKDYCYINAINIVHAGETHVTPFRYAWVALTEPQEKDGGDWSMQEVDFNTWGWGLSTEVLLPPADFKREEVGRVLPPADLKREEVGRTL, encoded by the exons ATGGCTCTACCACCATTGCCGTCGCCGCCGCTATACTCACCAAAAGAATGGGTATGCGGGTGCAGGGACACCGGCAGCACAGGAACGGTGGTGTGGGGATGGGGATGGCGATCTGATGCAGGGATGATGGATCCGACAGGGGGAGAGTGGATCCGGCGGGGGGGCGACGAATTCAACAGAGGGGTGATGAATCCGACACAGGGG GGAATAGACCCCACGTCCACCGCCAACCTCTTCTCAGAAGCAGTGTGCATCGGCGAGAAGATCATCAACGGCGATGAGTGTTTCATCCTGAAGCTAGAAGCGAATCCTGCAACCCTGAGGGCACGGAGCTCCGCCACCTTCGAAATCATCCACCACACCATCTGGGGCTACTTCAGCCGGCGCATAGGCCTCCTCATCCACCTTGAGGACTCCCACCTCCTCTGCGTGAAGTCCGGTCGCTGCGGGGAGAGCATCTTCTGGGAGACCGGCATGGAGTCGGTGACCAAGGACTATTGCTACATCAACGCCATCAACATCGTCCATGCTGGCGAGACTCACGTCACGCCGTTCCGCTATGCATGGGTTGCGCTCACTGAACCACAAGAGAAAGATGGTGGAGATTGGAGCATGCAGGAAGTGGACTTCAACACATGGGGATGGGGGCTGTCCACGGAGGTCCTCCTACCGCCGGCAGACTTCAAGAGGGAGGAAGTAGGTAGAGTCCTACCGCCGGCAGACCTCAAGAGGGAGGAAGTAGGTAGGACTCTGTAA